A single window of Tamandua tetradactyla isolate mTamTet1 chromosome 25, mTamTet1.pri, whole genome shotgun sequence DNA harbors:
- the FUCA2 gene encoding plasma alpha-L-fucosidase: MPRAARLLGLLLLLFLPTPGQGRAAPFHPTWESLDARELPAWFDQAKIGVFVHWGVFSVPGFGSEWFWWYWQKEKRPQFVEFMKNNYPPGFKYEDFGPLFTATFFNATQWADIFQASGAKYIVLTSKHHEGFPLWGSKYSWNWNAADEGPNRDVVRELEAAIRHGTDLRFGLYYSLFEWFNPLFLEDQASAFRKRRFPLSKALPELYELVAAYRPEVLWIDGDGGAPDYYWNSTGFLAWLYNDSPVRDTVVTNDRWGAGSICKHGGYYTCSDRYNPGHLLPHKWENCMTIDRLSWGYRRNAAIQDYLTIEELVKQLVETVSCGGNLLMNVGPTKDGTISEVFEERLRQMGAWLKVNGEAIYGTRPWRAQNDTVTPEVWYTAKPKEGLVYAIFLRWPVSDQLFLGQPQATLGATEVSLLGHGMPLPWVSVGGAGLQVELPRLTVGQLPCRWGWTLALRRVL, encoded by the exons ATGCCACGGGCCGCGCGCCTgctggggctgctgctgctgctgttcctCCCGACCCCCGGCCAGGGCCGCGCCGCGCCCTTCCACCCCACCTGGGAGTCCCTGGACGCCCGCGAGCTGCCCGCCTGGTTCGACCAGGCCAAGATCGGCGTCTTCGTGCACTGGGGCGTCTTCTCGGTGCCCGGCTTCGGCAGCGAGTGGTTCTG GTGGTACTGGCAAAAGGAGAAGAGACCACAGTTTGTGgagtttatgaaaaataattaccCTCCTGGGTTCAAATATGAAGATTTTGGACCActgttcacagcaacatttttTAATGCCACCCAGTGGGCGGATATTTTTCAGGCTTCTGGTGCCAAATACATTGTCTTAACGTCCAAACATCATGAAG GGTTCCCCCTGTGGGGCTCCAAGTACTCGTGGAACTGGAACGCGGCAGACGAGGGGCCCAACAGGGACGTGGTCCGGGAGCTGGAGGCAGCCATCCGCCACGGAACTGACCTGCGGTTCGGGCTGTACTACTCCCTTTTTGAGTGGTTTAATCCGCTTTTCCTTGAGGACCAGGCCAGCGCGTTTCGTAAGCGGCGCTTCCCGCTGTCTAAGGCGTTACCGGAGCTCTACGAGCTGGTGGCCGCCTACCGGCCGGAGGTGCTGTGGATCGACGGTGATGGCGGTGCCCCCGACTACTACTGGAACAGCACCGGCTTCCTGGCCTGGCTGTACAATGACAG CCCCGTTCGGGACACGGTGGTCACCAATGACCGCTGGGGAGCCGGCAGCATCTGCAAGCATGGCGGCTACTACACCTGCAGTGACCGCTACAACCCAGGCCACCTTTTACCACATAAGTGGGAAAACTGCATGACCATAGACAGGCTTTCCTGGGGTTATCGGAGGAATGCAGCGATCCAGGACTACCTGACCATTGAAGAGCTGGTGAAG CAACTTGTAGAAACAGTTTCATGTGGAGGAAACCTTTTGATGAATGTTGGACCCACAAAAGATGGCACAATTTCTGAAGTTTTTGAGGAACGATTGAGGCAAATGGGCGCCTGGCTAAAAGTCAATGGAGAAGCCATTTATGGAACGCGCCCTTGGAGAGCTCAGAATGACACGGTCACGCCGGAAGTGTG GTACACAGCCAAGCCCAAGGAGGGACTCGTCTATGCCATTTTCCTGCGATGGCCTGTCTCAGACCAGCTGTTCCTTGGCCAGCCCCAGGCAACCCTGGGGGCCACAGAG GTAAGTCTCCTGGGACATGGGATGCCCCTTCCCTGGGTCTCAGTGGGGGGTGCCGGCCTCCAGGTGGAGCTGCCGCGGCTGACGGTCGGCCAGCTGCCATGCCGGTGGGGCTGGACCCTCGCCCTGCGCCGGGTGCTCTAA